The Burkholderia mallei ATCC 23344 genome has a window encoding:
- a CDS encoding class I SAM-dependent methyltransferase — MLENPVGNLAAEARRLASAWRRGGPGLAARVALDRLCDAALEWRLRIRSGGLVPIESLVAEWHGCHDYYPSSIRAFSRVLRDLHVTPDDVFVDYGSGMGRAIVIAARFPFRALIGVETSDRLHRAAQANVGRALPDADRRRIRLLHCDARRFRLPGSASVLYFYNPFHGDILRAVFADIERSLRQHPRRLRIVFNNPAHFRAIERDYGWLRRSREYAFEYPIAVYETPGCAAPRT; from the coding sequence ATGCTCGAGAATCCGGTCGGCAATCTGGCGGCTGAGGCTCGCCGCCTCGCAAGCGCGTGGCGCCGGGGCGGCCCCGGCCTCGCGGCGCGCGTCGCGCTCGATCGGCTGTGCGACGCGGCGCTCGAATGGCGCCTGCGCATCCGCAGCGGCGGCCTCGTGCCGATCGAATCGCTCGTCGCCGAATGGCACGGCTGCCACGACTACTACCCGAGCTCGATCCGCGCATTCAGCCGCGTGCTGCGCGACCTGCACGTCACGCCCGACGACGTGTTCGTCGATTACGGCTCCGGCATGGGGCGCGCGATCGTCATCGCCGCACGCTTTCCGTTTCGCGCGCTGATCGGCGTCGAGACCTCCGATCGGCTGCATCGCGCCGCGCAGGCGAACGTCGGCCGCGCGCTGCCCGACGCCGATCGCCGCCGCATCCGCCTGCTGCATTGCGACGCCCGGCGCTTTCGCCTGCCCGGCTCGGCGTCGGTGCTGTACTTCTACAATCCGTTTCATGGCGACATCCTCCGCGCCGTGTTCGCCGACATCGAGCGTTCGCTGCGGCAGCACCCGCGGCGCCTGAGAATCGTGTTCAACAATCCTGCGCATTTCCGGGCCATCGAGCGCGATTACGGCTGGTTGCGCAGAAGCCGGGAATACGCCTTCGAATATCCGATCGCGGTCTACGAAACCCCCGGTTGCGCGGCCCCGCGCACATAG
- a CDS encoding collagenase, whose protein sequence is MPMTEVFRKNRRWSAVAALSAFVGLAGAASANTQPMQPTQQKQARLPRLPQNLPVSPEQAEYNLPLSEQDRAALTRPSPLKQPAKRGKRSAPGADCRDMSVMTQYRGAALADYIANLPDYECHYGLFSVDKTLAAQIFSAENVYAVASRFVQDIYRYDASNLILVNLLIYLRSAYYQYDVSGIANPIPNLAVWLRPYIKQSLEGAALYRENARAPSTANELMKLITNMKDEAFYLPTLKARIAFYTASATNPQAAAPLLQPSAAGGFTGLLTVFFYAHQRSGAQPMLDSDATLPETLNRFVTANRASLSNTSAAYQLADAARETFRFLRYPAQKPRVKKMIQDMLASTSMTGADSDLWLAAAEAVDYGDPGNCADYGTCDYKKRLTDAVLTHRYACNAGVRILAQDMTMPQLQSVCTSVAQQDDYFHRMMKTGRKPVAGDRNDTIELVIFDDYANYRKYASVIYGISTDNGGMYLEGDPSAPGNQARFIAHEASWLRPEFKVWNLEHEFTHYLDGRYDMAGDFAASTAKPTVWWIEGLAEYLSRKNDNQESIDAARTGAYRFSDVLGTLYSSSDYVARAYRWGYMATRFMFERHRADVDTIVSCFRVGDYDGYANYVAYIGNRYDGEFVDWARAATTAGEPPLPTKR, encoded by the coding sequence ATGCCAATGACGGAGGTGTTCCGAAAAAACCGCCGCTGGTCCGCCGTGGCGGCGCTATCGGCATTCGTGGGGCTGGCCGGCGCCGCGTCGGCCAATACGCAGCCGATGCAACCGACGCAGCAAAAGCAGGCGCGCCTGCCGCGCCTGCCGCAGAACCTGCCGGTTTCGCCCGAGCAGGCCGAATACAACCTGCCGCTCAGCGAGCAGGATCGTGCGGCGCTCACCAGGCCTTCGCCGCTCAAGCAGCCGGCCAAGCGCGGCAAACGCAGCGCGCCGGGCGCCGATTGCCGCGACATGTCGGTGATGACTCAGTATCGCGGCGCCGCGCTCGCCGATTACATCGCGAATCTTCCCGATTATGAATGCCATTACGGCCTGTTCTCGGTCGATAAAACCCTGGCTGCGCAGATTTTCAGTGCGGAAAATGTGTATGCCGTCGCGAGCCGTTTCGTGCAGGATATCTATCGCTATGATGCGAGCAACTTGATTCTGGTCAATTTACTGATTTATCTGCGTTCCGCTTATTACCAATATGATGTATCGGGCATTGCCAATCCGATTCCGAATCTCGCGGTATGGCTGCGCCCGTATATCAAGCAGAGCCTGGAGGGCGCCGCGCTCTATCGAGAGAACGCGCGCGCGCCGAGCACCGCGAACGAGCTGATGAAGCTCATCACGAACATGAAGGACGAGGCGTTCTATCTGCCCACGCTGAAGGCGCGCATTGCGTTCTACACGGCGAGCGCGACGAATCCGCAGGCGGCGGCGCCGCTGTTGCAGCCGAGCGCGGCGGGCGGCTTCACCGGCTTGCTCACGGTGTTCTTCTATGCGCATCAGCGCAGCGGCGCGCAGCCGATGCTCGATAGCGACGCGACGCTGCCCGAGACGCTCAACCGCTTCGTCACCGCGAACCGCGCGAGCCTGTCGAACACGAGCGCCGCGTACCAGCTCGCGGACGCGGCGCGCGAAACGTTTCGCTTCCTGCGCTACCCGGCGCAGAAGCCGCGCGTGAAGAAGATGATCCAGGACATGCTCGCGTCGACGAGCATGACGGGCGCGGACAGCGACCTGTGGCTCGCGGCGGCGGAAGCGGTCGACTATGGCGATCCGGGCAACTGCGCGGACTACGGCACGTGCGACTACAAGAAACGGCTCACCGACGCGGTGCTCACGCATCGTTACGCGTGCAACGCGGGCGTGCGCATTCTCGCGCAGGACATGACGATGCCGCAGTTGCAGTCGGTCTGCACGTCGGTCGCGCAGCAGGACGACTACTTCCACCGGATGATGAAGACCGGGCGCAAGCCGGTGGCGGGCGACCGCAACGATACGATCGAGCTCGTCATCTTCGACGACTACGCGAACTATCGAAAATATGCTTCGGTGATCTACGGCATCAGCACCGACAACGGCGGCATGTATCTCGAAGGCGATCCGTCCGCGCCCGGCAACCAGGCGCGCTTCATTGCGCACGAGGCGTCGTGGTTGCGGCCCGAGTTCAAGGTCTGGAACCTCGAGCACGAGTTCACGCACTATCTCGACGGCCGCTACGACATGGCGGGCGATTTCGCGGCGAGCACCGCGAAGCCGACCGTCTGGTGGATCGAGGGTCTCGCCGAATATCTGTCGAGAAAGAACGACAATCAGGAGTCGATCGACGCGGCGCGCACGGGCGCGTACCGCTTCTCGGACGTGCTCGGCACGCTGTATTCGTCGAGCGACTACGTCGCGCGCGCCTACCGTTGGGGCTACATGGCGACACGCTTCATGTTCGAGCGCCATCGCGCGGACGTGGATACGATCGTGTCGTGCTTCCGGGTGGGCGACTACGACGGCTACGCGAACTATGTCGCGTACATCGGCAACCGCTACGACGGCGAGTTCGTCGATTGGGCGCGCGCGGCGACCACGGCGGGCGAGCCGCCGCTGCCGACGAAGCGTTGA
- a CDS encoding DUF1488 domain-containing protein — protein MSVMKISFPQDPPPEYCARDLVVAFPALVDGEYVQCAITAEALEDHFGAASLKEDDLLTAFDLHRGKIEHAARRMLDEIGGKPVLLHSGFFRFLYE, from the coding sequence ATGTCCGTCATGAAGATTTCGTTTCCTCAGGATCCGCCGCCCGAGTATTGCGCGCGCGATCTCGTCGTCGCATTTCCGGCGCTCGTCGATGGCGAGTACGTGCAGTGCGCGATCACGGCCGAGGCGCTCGAGGATCATTTCGGCGCGGCGTCGCTGAAAGAGGACGATCTGCTCACGGCGTTCGACCTGCATCGCGGCAAGATCGAGCACGCCGCGCGCCGCATGCTCGACGAGATCGGCGGCAAGCCCGTCCTGCTGCACAGCGGGTTCTTTCGATTCCTTTACGAATAG
- a CDS encoding TauD/TfdA dioxygenase family protein: MSDGPALGIRPLSAALGARIDGIDARAELDADTVRAIRAAWLRFGLLVFRGQALDPPRLVAFTRRFGEPVVYTRACNACDGQPEVLVLSNVVKDGKPIGAALSGRYWHTDGHYLACPPAGTLLFGAEIPAVGGDTHFVNMTAAYRALPAWVRTQIDGRTFVMDRVQTLPFHYPQRPAPPPDQKQAWPDMPQPVVRTHPETGENALYIGGVVPWRIVGMEQRLSDALMAHLHAIAFDEARFGYRHRWRAGDLLMWDNRCLAHRATDYDMVRHRRTMYRTTIAGDRPRYVRGAAQPGVS, from the coding sequence ATGTCTGACGGCCCGGCGCTCGGCATCCGCCCCTTGTCCGCGGCGCTCGGCGCGCGCATCGACGGGATCGACGCGCGCGCCGAGCTGGACGCGGATACCGTGCGCGCGATCCGCGCGGCGTGGCTGCGTTTCGGACTGCTGGTCTTTCGCGGTCAGGCGCTCGATCCGCCGCGGCTCGTCGCGTTCACCCGCCGTTTCGGCGAGCCCGTCGTCTATACGCGCGCGTGCAACGCGTGCGACGGGCAGCCGGAGGTGCTGGTGCTGTCGAACGTCGTGAAGGACGGCAAGCCGATCGGCGCGGCGCTCAGCGGCCGCTACTGGCACACGGACGGCCATTATCTGGCGTGCCCGCCCGCCGGCACGCTGCTGTTCGGCGCCGAGATACCGGCCGTGGGCGGCGACACGCACTTCGTCAACATGACGGCCGCCTATCGCGCGTTGCCCGCGTGGGTGCGCACGCAGATCGACGGCCGCACGTTCGTGATGGATCGCGTGCAGACGCTGCCGTTCCACTATCCGCAGCGGCCGGCTCCGCCGCCGGACCAGAAGCAGGCATGGCCGGACATGCCGCAGCCCGTCGTCAGGACGCACCCGGAAACGGGCGAGAACGCGCTCTACATCGGCGGCGTCGTGCCGTGGCGGATCGTCGGCATGGAACAGCGCCTGAGCGATGCGCTGATGGCGCACCTGCACGCGATCGCATTCGACGAGGCGCGGTTCGGTTACCGGCACCGCTGGCGCGCGGGCGATCTGCTGATGTGGGACAACCGCTGTCTCGCGCACCGCGCGACCGACTACGACATGGTGCGCCACCGCCGCACGATGTACCGGACCACGATCGCGGGAGACCGGCCGCGCTATGTGCGCGGGGCCGCGCAACCGGGGGTTTCGTAG
- a CDS encoding FAD-dependent monooxygenase, with protein sequence MKNNPVDVLINGSGIAGVALAHLLGARGHSVTVIERAARNRAQNGADLLKPSGIGVVRAMGLLDDVFAAGGLRRDAMRLYHDKAPIASLDYRSASALGYFILIPCEQLRRLLLAKLDGLPNVRLRFETSIERIERDADGTVTSLTLSDGERVAPTVLVGADGARSMIRDDVLRMPAERVPYATPMAFGTIALTDSVRECNRLYVDSNQGLAYFYPIGDQATRLVVSFPADEMQGYLADATRTKLLARLNEFVGDESADAMAAIGAGTAFPLIPLGRMNLDRYHKRNAVLLGDAAHSIHPITGQGMNLAIEDAGELGACLDLHLSGQITLADALERFERIRRPVNEAVISYGHTLATTYHDRAALVANFRSQLQTSGRDAAWLGAAVEV encoded by the coding sequence ATGAAAAACAACCCAGTCGATGTACTGATCAACGGTAGCGGCATCGCCGGCGTCGCGCTTGCGCATCTGCTCGGCGCGCGGGGCCACAGCGTCACGGTGATCGAGCGCGCGGCGCGCAACCGCGCGCAGAACGGCGCCGATCTGCTGAAGCCTTCCGGCATCGGCGTCGTTCGCGCAATGGGGTTGCTCGACGACGTATTCGCCGCCGGCGGCCTCAGGCGCGACGCGATGAGGCTGTACCACGACAAGGCGCCGATCGCGTCGCTCGACTACCGGAGCGCCAGCGCGCTCGGCTACTTCATCCTGATACCGTGCGAGCAATTGCGCCGTTTGCTGCTCGCGAAGCTCGACGGCCTGCCGAACGTGCGCTTGCGCTTCGAAACGTCGATCGAGCGCATCGAGCGGGACGCCGACGGCACGGTGACGTCGCTCACGCTGAGCGACGGCGAGCGCGTCGCGCCCACCGTGCTGGTGGGCGCCGACGGCGCGCGCTCGATGATCCGCGACGACGTGCTGCGCATGCCTGCCGAGCGCGTGCCGTACGCGACGCCGATGGCGTTCGGCACGATCGCGCTCACCGACAGCGTGCGCGAATGCAACAGGCTGTACGTCGACTCGAACCAGGGGCTCGCCTACTTCTATCCGATCGGCGACCAAGCGACGCGCCTCGTCGTCAGCTTTCCCGCCGACGAGATGCAAGGCTATCTCGCCGACGCGACGCGCACGAAACTGCTCGCGCGCCTGAACGAATTCGTCGGCGACGAGAGCGCCGACGCGATGGCCGCGATCGGCGCGGGCACCGCGTTTCCGTTGATTCCGCTCGGGCGGATGAATCTCGACCGCTATCACAAGCGCAACGCCGTGCTGCTCGGCGACGCCGCGCACAGCATTCATCCGATCACGGGCCAGGGCATGAACCTCGCGATCGAGGATGCGGGCGAGCTCGGCGCGTGCCTCGATCTGCACCTGAGCGGACAGATCACGCTCGCCGACGCGCTGGAGCGATTCGAGCGCATCCGGCGCCCCGTCAACGAAGCGGTGATCTCGTACGGTCACACGCTCGCGACCACGTACCACGATCGCGCCGCGCTCGTCGCGAACTTCCGGTCGCAGTTGCAGACGAGCGGGCGCGACGCCGCGTGGCTGGGCGCCGCGGTCGAAGTGTGA
- a CDS encoding DUF4148 domain-containing protein — MKTALTLKTAALALALAAPALSFAQPSSDTSITRAQVRDELIQLERAGYQPSKNRYPANLQAAEARIAPMNGGADMSGYGGTTGGAMQSGQRVSPTSGGWDTPYRHR, encoded by the coding sequence ATGAAGACCGCTCTGACTCTGAAAACGGCCGCGCTCGCGTTGGCGCTCGCCGCTCCGGCCCTGTCGTTCGCGCAGCCGTCGTCCGACACGTCGATCACGCGCGCGCAAGTGCGCGACGAACTCATCCAGCTCGAACGGGCCGGCTATCAACCTTCGAAGAACCGGTATCCGGCCAACCTCCAGGCGGCCGAGGCCCGCATCGCACCGATGAACGGCGGCGCCGACATGTCCGGCTACGGCGGCACCACCGGCGGCGCGATGCAATCCGGCCAGCGCGTATCGCCGACGTCGGGCGGCTGGGACACGCCGTATCGCCATCGTTGA
- a CDS encoding gamma-glutamylcyclotransferase has translation MSQVCYFAYGSNMSAARLSERLSRFGEALIERWPGIVDGYRLTFNKVSSRQDWVGFANIEAAADCRVEGTLNAMSARALDALDSIELVPLHYRRAGVLVRDGATGRLTLAVTYVANPAMVRPNLRPTRDYLDHLLAAADVLPRAYLDHVRAVECWT, from the coding sequence ATGAGCCAGGTTTGCTACTTCGCTTACGGCTCCAACATGAGCGCCGCGCGGCTGAGCGAGCGGCTGTCCCGTTTCGGCGAGGCGCTGATCGAGCGGTGGCCCGGCATCGTCGACGGCTATCGGCTGACCTTCAACAAGGTGTCGTCGCGGCAGGACTGGGTCGGCTTCGCGAACATCGAGGCGGCGGCGGATTGCCGCGTCGAGGGGACGCTGAACGCGATGAGCGCGCGCGCGCTCGATGCGCTCGATTCGATCGAGCTCGTCCCGCTTCACTATCGGCGCGCCGGCGTGCTGGTGCGCGACGGCGCGACGGGCCGCCTCACGCTCGCCGTCACCTACGTCGCGAATCCGGCGATGGTGCGTCCGAACCTGAGGCCGACGCGCGACTATCTCGATCATCTGCTCGCCGCGGCCGACGTGCTGCCGCGCGCGTATCTCGACCACGTGCGCGCCGTGGAGTGCTGGACATGA
- a CDS encoding O-methyltransferase, translated as MTTVTFSGPIFDLVDGVLRDAPEYRGFRAGAQSRAEFAAFLERVRTQLVGRGVPANDVHFAKRFPVSIDAAVEHAFAELAPMGLAWPAGFPAVCARAAARIGRGFDHQGLGTYIYPEEGRLLLAIALAFRPRNAVFLGSYYGYWAAWALPAIVAGGARAVLVDPDPRVAEVARRSLARLYPGARVEIVCDTGEHYLARGGGPFDLVVLDAELPRDHVDPTRRGKGVYAHLLRAALPRLAERSLLVCHNILFRDHSGCAFFDDVIARNREELAPFLALVAREYDCFVECPTTEGVGVGMRTAPRGRA; from the coding sequence ATGACTACGGTCACGTTCAGCGGTCCGATATTCGATCTCGTCGACGGCGTGCTGCGCGACGCACCCGAATATCGCGGCTTTCGCGCGGGCGCGCAGTCGCGCGCCGAGTTCGCGGCGTTTCTCGAGCGCGTGCGCACGCAGCTCGTCGGCCGCGGCGTGCCGGCCAACGATGTGCATTTCGCGAAGCGCTTTCCCGTGTCGATCGACGCGGCCGTCGAACACGCGTTCGCCGAGCTCGCGCCGATGGGCCTCGCGTGGCCGGCCGGTTTTCCGGCGGTGTGCGCGCGGGCGGCGGCGCGCATCGGGCGCGGCTTCGATCATCAGGGCCTCGGCACCTACATCTATCCGGAGGAAGGGCGCCTGCTGCTCGCGATCGCGCTGGCGTTCCGGCCGCGCAACGCGGTGTTTCTCGGCAGCTATTACGGCTACTGGGCCGCGTGGGCGCTGCCCGCGATCGTCGCGGGCGGCGCGCGCGCCGTGCTCGTCGATCCCGATCCGCGCGTGGCCGAGGTCGCGCGCCGCAGCCTCGCGCGGCTGTATCCGGGGGCGCGCGTCGAAATCGTCTGCGACACCGGCGAGCACTATCTCGCGCGCGGCGGCGGTCCGTTCGATTTGGTCGTGCTCGACGCCGAGCTGCCGCGCGATCACGTCGACCCGACGCGGCGCGGCAAGGGCGTCTATGCGCATCTGCTGCGCGCGGCGCTGCCGCGGCTCGCCGAGCGCTCGCTGCTCGTGTGCCACAACATCCTCTTTCGCGACCACTCGGGCTGCGCGTTCTTCGACGACGTGATCGCCCGCAATCGCGAAGAGCTCGCGCCGTTCCTGGCGCTCGTCGCGCGCGAGTATGACTGCTTCGTCGAATGCCCGACGACGGAGGGCGTCGGCGTCGGCATGCGCACGGCGCCGCGCGGACGGGCGTGA
- a CDS encoding diiron oxygenase, whose protein sequence is MIMDAYRSPFDDWHQAASVRSMPADAWLAGGAGAWIAPQAGGVLAGLPARDARRERAAGGLLIAHLSFTVALENTLISPVARDIAARALHADYDDGVVADALRVQCDEAYHALLAQELMTRVRAATGADKPRRTPGFLRHVERLAATLPGVDAPLLRFCAAVVAETLITHTLRDDWRDEGLQPDVRTFLRRHYLDEARHSAYFSRLLTLLWPQWPAGVRDALRPLWSGLIDAFLFADARIAAEALAAAGLTACEIDRAMSACGAPDAMQRRRAQSARQTLHALRAAGALEAGESAAIALGNA, encoded by the coding sequence GTGATCATGGACGCCTATCGCTCGCCGTTCGACGACTGGCACCAGGCGGCGTCGGTGCGCTCGATGCCGGCCGACGCATGGCTCGCGGGCGGCGCGGGCGCATGGATCGCGCCGCAAGCGGGCGGCGTGCTGGCGGGCCTTCCCGCGCGCGACGCGCGGCGGGAACGGGCGGCCGGCGGCCTGCTGATCGCGCATCTGAGCTTCACCGTCGCGCTGGAGAACACGCTGATTTCCCCGGTGGCGCGCGATATCGCGGCGCGCGCGCTGCACGCGGATTACGATGACGGCGTCGTGGCCGATGCGCTGCGCGTGCAATGCGACGAGGCGTATCACGCGCTGCTCGCGCAGGAACTGATGACGCGGGTTCGGGCGGCGACGGGCGCGGACAAGCCGCGCCGAACGCCGGGCTTCCTGCGGCACGTCGAGCGGCTCGCGGCGACGCTGCCCGGCGTCGACGCGCCGCTGCTGCGATTTTGCGCGGCCGTGGTCGCCGAGACGCTGATCACGCACACGCTGCGCGACGACTGGCGCGACGAGGGCCTGCAGCCGGACGTGCGGACGTTTCTCCGTCGGCACTATCTGGACGAAGCTCGGCACAGCGCCTATTTCTCGCGGCTGCTCACGCTCCTGTGGCCGCAGTGGCCGGCAGGCGTTCGCGACGCGCTGCGGCCGCTGTGGTCGGGCCTCATCGACGCGTTCCTGTTTGCCGACGCGCGCATCGCCGCGGAGGCGCTCGCGGCGGCCGGGCTCACCGCGTGCGAGATCGACCGCGCGATGTCGGCGTGCGGCGCGCCGGACGCGATGCAGCGGCGCCGCGCCCAGTCGGCGCGCCAGACGCTGCATGCGCTGCGCGCCGCGGGCGCGCTCGAGGCGGGCGAATCGGCCGCCATTGCGCTGGGCAACGCATGA
- a CDS encoding helix-turn-helix domain-containing protein — protein sequence MDSDIMHIGGRIRRLRRELKKTLLEVATEANLSVGFLSQVERNLTGISISSLVNVAKALRAPLSALIDQPRQDQPDSHEGSRESYAIRPTQQRYERLSTTFAGSLLNAVKVSMMEGYSSEWVAHAGDEFVFVLSGHVRYTVGKQDYPLGPGDSLHFDAHERHRVVNVGHGPVELIAVGTLPLFGDGQPAFPSLPGERKPPRTRAARKRIEPPPTPSAQQDARHDEAAAPNAVTTHDGAPRAAKKNTR from the coding sequence ATGGATTCGGACATCATGCATATCGGCGGGCGCATCCGCCGCCTGCGCCGAGAGCTGAAAAAGACACTGCTCGAAGTCGCCACCGAGGCAAACCTGTCGGTCGGATTCCTGTCGCAAGTCGAGCGCAACCTGACCGGCATTTCGATTTCCTCGCTCGTGAACGTCGCCAAAGCGCTGCGCGCGCCGCTCAGCGCGCTCATCGACCAGCCCCGCCAGGATCAGCCGGATTCGCACGAAGGCAGCCGCGAATCGTACGCGATCCGTCCGACGCAGCAGCGCTACGAGCGTCTGTCGACGACCTTCGCGGGCAGCCTGCTCAACGCGGTCAAGGTATCGATGATGGAAGGCTATTCGTCCGAATGGGTCGCGCACGCCGGCGACGAATTCGTGTTCGTGCTGTCCGGGCACGTGCGCTACACGGTCGGCAAGCAGGACTACCCGCTCGGCCCCGGCGATTCGCTGCACTTCGATGCGCACGAGCGGCATCGCGTCGTGAACGTGGGCCACGGGCCCGTCGAGCTGATCGCGGTCGGCACGCTGCCGCTCTTCGGCGACGGACAGCCCGCCTTTCCGTCGCTGCCGGGCGAGCGCAAGCCGCCGCGCACGCGCGCGGCGCGCAAGCGCATCGAGCCGCCGCCGACGCCTTCGGCGCAACAAGATGCGCGGCATGACGAAGCGGCCGCGCCCAACGCGGTCACGACGCACGACGGCGCACCGCGCGCCGCGAAAAAGAACACGCGCTGA
- a CDS encoding DUF2964 family protein, whose amino-acid sequence MVRKYRVVLATIAVFISLAGMMEAVRGLLFDSNAEFLYGVIALSIGVAAFVVLLNPTANDER is encoded by the coding sequence ATGGTGCGCAAATATCGGGTCGTGCTCGCGACCATCGCCGTGTTCATTTCGCTCGCGGGAATGATGGAGGCCGTTCGCGGCCTGCTGTTCGACAGCAACGCCGAGTTCCTCTACGGCGTGATCGCGCTGTCGATCGGCGTCGCCGCGTTCGTCGTGCTGCTGAACCCGACGGCGAACGACGAGCGCTGA
- a CDS encoding response regulator, which yields MIKVLIADDHALVRDGLRHILQNASGYEVAGEAFDSATTIALVRSTPAQVLVLDLSMPGRNGVELIKQIKEEKPALRILVLTMHAEQQYAVRAFRAGASGYLTKESASSELVGAVTKVASGGVYVSLAMAERFAQSLNEPAETLPHHRLSDREFDVFRRIASGQTLTQIADELCVSAKTVSTYKTRILEKMQMPHEAALVRYALRHKLIDDPDED from the coding sequence ATGATCAAGGTTCTGATTGCCGACGACCACGCGCTCGTGCGCGACGGTCTGCGCCATATCCTGCAGAATGCGTCCGGCTACGAAGTCGCCGGTGAAGCGTTCGACAGCGCGACGACGATCGCGCTCGTGCGCTCGACGCCCGCGCAAGTGCTCGTGCTCGATCTGTCGATGCCGGGCCGCAACGGCGTCGAGCTGATCAAGCAGATCAAGGAGGAGAAGCCCGCGCTGCGGATCCTGGTGCTGACGATGCATGCGGAGCAGCAGTACGCGGTGCGCGCGTTCCGCGCGGGCGCCTCCGGCTATCTGACGAAGGAGAGCGCGAGCTCGGAGCTCGTCGGCGCGGTGACGAAGGTCGCCTCGGGCGGCGTCTACGTGAGCCTCGCGATGGCCGAGCGCTTCGCGCAGAGCCTGAACGAACCGGCGGAGACGCTGCCGCACCACCGGCTGTCGGACCGCGAGTTCGACGTGTTCCGCCGGATCGCCTCCGGCCAGACGCTCACGCAGATCGCCGACGAGCTGTGCGTGAGCGCGAAGACGGTCAGCACGTACAAGACGCGGATTCTCGAGAAGATGCAGATGCCGCACGAAGCGGCGCTCGTGCGCTACGCGTTGCGGCACAAGCTGATCGACGATCCGGACGAGGATTGA
- a CDS encoding aminotransferase class V-fold PLP-dependent enzyme produces MTAPLKSLFLLDPSVTYLNHGAYGATPRPVFERHVQWQYELEREPVDFLSRRFAERMAQARAILAEYVDTERDNLVYVSNGTTGVNIVARSLPLGPGDELLTTDHEHGGIERLWRFTAQKRGFEIVRHKVSLPVTTHARFVEDFWRDVTPRTRAILISQLTSPTALVFPVAAICARARARGILTIVDGSHVPGQLPLSLREMDPDFYVGILHKWVCAPKGSAFLYARPDVQPLVEPLVVSWGWEPKNPGPSKFVEYHEWQGSRDISAFLSVPSAIAFQREHDWDGVRKRCIALASDAQREVAALTREPLYHPPGAHEWHGQMVCAQLPPQTDDIALLARLRNECGIDVSVDRFGGRPRIRVSIQGYNGPDDVDRLLGSLKQLLRL; encoded by the coding sequence ATGACAGCCCCACTGAAATCGTTGTTTCTTCTCGACCCGAGCGTGACCTATCTGAACCACGGCGCGTACGGCGCGACGCCGCGCCCGGTGTTCGAGCGCCACGTGCAGTGGCAGTACGAGCTCGAACGCGAGCCGGTCGATTTCCTGTCGCGCCGCTTCGCCGAACGCATGGCGCAGGCGAGGGCGATACTGGCCGAATACGTGGATACCGAACGCGACAATCTAGTATATGTGAGCAACGGCACCACGGGCGTGAACATCGTCGCGCGCAGCCTCCCGCTCGGCCCGGGCGACGAACTGCTCACCACCGATCACGAGCACGGCGGCATCGAGCGGCTGTGGCGCTTCACCGCGCAAAAGCGCGGGTTCGAGATCGTCCGGCACAAGGTGTCGCTGCCGGTGACGACGCATGCCCGGTTCGTCGAGGATTTCTGGCGCGACGTGACGCCGCGCACGCGCGCGATCCTGATCAGCCAGCTGACGTCGCCCACCGCGCTCGTGTTTCCGGTTGCGGCGATCTGCGCGCGCGCGCGGGCGCGCGGCATCCTGACGATCGTCGACGGCTCGCACGTGCCCGGGCAACTGCCGCTGTCGCTGCGCGAGATGGATCCGGATTTTTATGTCGGCATCCTGCATAAATGGGTGTGCGCGCCGAAGGGCAGCGCGTTCCTGTATGCGAGGCCGGACGTGCAGCCGCTTGTCGAGCCGCTCGTCGTTAGTTGGGGCTGGGAGCCGAAGAACCCGGGGCCGTCGAAGTTCGTCGAGTATCACGAGTGGCAGGGCAGCCGCGACATCTCCGCGTTCCTGAGCGTGCCGAGCGCGATCGCGTTTCAGCGCGAGCACGACTGGGACGGCGTGCGCAAGCGCTGCATCGCGCTCGCGAGCGACGCGCAGCGCGAAGTGGCCGCGTTGACGCGCGAGCCGCTCTACCATCCGCCGGGCGCGCACGAGTGGCACGGCCAGATGGTCTGCGCGCAACTGCCGCCGCAGACGGACGACATCGCGCTGCTTGCCCGCTTGCGCAACGAATGCGGGATCGACGTCTCGGTCGACCGTTTCGGCGGCCGGCCTCGCATCCGAGTGTCGATTCAGGGCTATAACGGCCCGGACGACGTCGATCGATTGCTCGGCAGTCTGAAGCAACTGCTGCGGCTTTGA